A genomic window from Anopheles ziemanni chromosome X, idAnoZiCoDA_A2_x.2, whole genome shotgun sequence includes:
- the LOC131291011 gene encoding death-associated protein kinase related-like: MSQLPEGFFHVGDGRLSASEELLQRLKTSKEIKDVYEVEESWIAKGMYGIVRSAVSKQSGVSYAAKFLRRRRRGQCCLNEINHEIAVLMLCADSNHVVKLQAVHETRAEIALILELATGGELQTLIDDHGHLSEQKTRVCMREILRALQHMHNKSIAHLDLKPQNILLAGKDVDDGLKLCDFGIARFIGDKNKIYEIIGTPDYVAPEVLHYDPLSLQTDIWSIGVVAYVLLTGLSPFGGESKQETFLNVTKCSLTFPDDLFTGISSDAIDFIKSTLRIKPRERLTVDECLAHRWLHEDAVNLSEEMLAAQLLHAVSSDQNGAQQGCLAGAEDAEKGHNVSSNDCNSIGCHKPTSLKLDEKVCHEGTRLPNCTTTDAVEEQSSERCRRGSSDAEEYKLRKGSVLEDGTEQEIKPTVEVVSLGGNTCKEGSSEVMVASDDNKENVMVVGNGSSSASPNGTTCSLFPDAPTTPKVSRKAMPTEQLSEHHSHHHSGSGHHYAHHIHHHHHHLHHIHSSTINHSAILHHHQPHTPSNLNGYSNQHSNSIYVGMSSNPSQVNGILSTTIGTGSAGRNNSSNGCTGNSSIVRHNAPSSVKSFLHMFQSHQQQQQPSAVNATIATSSAIASMIASTTAHGATNAIQGEIQCTASATVVKASVSQITERLEPTTETTRSASGEMSAPSCRTTVTAAALCGLKCNETTTVGSMAGTGSLTSAGRKTLQQCDKDVIIC; this comes from the exons AGGAATGTATGGCATCGTCCGGAGCGCGGTATCAAAGCAATCAGGAGTTAGCTACGCGGCCAAATTCTTACGTCGGCGCAGGCGGGGCCAGTGCTGTctaaatgaaattaatcatGAAATAGCGGTATTGATGTTGTGCGCAGATTCGAATCATGTGGTGAAGCTACAGGCTGTGCACGAGACTCGGGCTGAAATAGCGCTCATCCTGGAGCT TGCTACTGGTGGCGAACTGCAAACACTCATCGATGACCATGGTCATCTGTCGGAGCAAAAAACACGCGTTTGCATGCGCGAAATTCTACGCGCCTTGCAGCACATGCACAACAAGTCGATCGCACACCTTGACCTGAAACCGCAGAACATCCTGCTGGCTGGGAAGGACGTGGACG ACGGTCTCAAACTGTGCGACTTCGGTATCGCGCGGTTCATCGGTGATAAGAACAAGATCTATGAAATCATCGGTACGCCTGACTACGTCGCACCGGAGGTACTGCATTACGATCCGCTGTCCCTGCAGACGGACATCTGGTCGATCGGCGTAGTGGCCTACGTCCTGCTGACCGGTTTGTCGCCGTTCGGTGGCGAGAGCAAACAGGAAACGTTCCTGAACGTGACCAAGTGCTCGCTCACCTTCCCTGACGATCTGTTCACGGGCATTTCGAGCGATGCGATCGATTTTATCAAGAGCACACTACGAATTAAACCGAG GGAGCGGTTGACGGTGGATGAATGCCTTGCGCATCGTTGGCTGCACGAAGATGCGGTCAACTTGAGTGAGGAAATGTTAGCTGCTCAGCTCCTGCATGCAGTTTCGTCGGATCAAAATGGAGCCCAGCAGGGGTGCTTGGCAGGCGCGGAGGATGCAGAGAAGGGTCACAACGTTTCGAGTAACGATTGCAACTCAATAGGATGCCATAAACCAACATCGCTGAAACTCGATGAGAAGGTGTGCCATGAAGGCACTCGGTTGCCGAATTGTACAACGACCGATGCAGTGGAGGAACAATCGTCGGAACGATGTCGAAGAGGCAGTAGTGATGCCGAAGAGTACAAGTTGCGGAAGGGAAGTGTACTTGAGGATGGCACCGAACAAGAGATTAAGCCCACCGTTGAAGTTGTGTCGCTCGGTGGAAACACTTGCAAAGAGGGAAGCAGTGAGGTCATGGTGGCCAGCGATGATAACAAGGAAAATGTCATGGTGGTGGGCAATGGAAGCAGTAGCGCTTCCCCTAATGGTACCACCTGCTCATTATTTCCCGACGCCCCAACCACTCCGAAAGTCAGTCGTAAAGCGATGCCGACCGAACAGCTGAGCGAACATCATAGTCACCACCATAGTGGGAGTGGGCACCATTATGCGCACCAtattcatcaccatcatcaccatctgcATCATATACATTCGAGTACTATAAACCATTCGGCGATCCTGCACCACCATCAGCCCCATACGCCATCTAATCTGAACGGATACAGTAACCAGCATAGTAACAGCATTTACGTAGGCATGTCTAGCAACCCCTCGCAAGTGAATGGTATCCTTAGCACCACCATTGGTACGGGCAGTGCTGGCAGAAACAACAGCAGTAATGGTTGTACTGGCAATAGCTCAATCGTTCGCCATAATGCGCCGTCCAGTGTGAAAAGCTTTCTGCATATGTTCCAgtcgcatcagcagcagcagcagccatctGCCGTCAACGCCACAATCGCCACATCATCGGCGATAGCGTCTATGATAGCGTCGACGACAGCGCATGGTGCCACCAACGCTATTCAAGGCGAGATCCAATGTACAGCTAGCGCCACAGTAGTTAAAGCATCCGTATCCCAAATTACCGAGCGACTCGAGCCGACAACCGAAACTACCCGTAGTGCATCCGGTGAAATGTCGGCTCCAAGCTGTCGAACGACGGTCACGGCCGCAGCGTTGTGCGGCTTGAAATGCAACGAAACCACCACCGTTGGAAGTATGGCTGGAACTGGCAGCCTTACGTCGGCGGGCCGCAAGACGCTGCAGCAGTGCGACAAGGATGTCATCATCTGCTGA